The Gammaproteobacteria bacterium genome contains the following window.
GGATTGCCGGAACCCTGAGTGCGCGGGTCAGGTAGTCCCATCAGCCGAGAGACAACGATCGCTGTGGCCACTGAGCCGAGCAGGTAGGCAAAAATAACAAGGAGGAAGGTAGTGACGTTCATGGCGCTATTGGAAACCGACCAGCCCCCCGGGGTCAAGCCTTTCCTGCTGGACGAATTCGCCACATGTTTGCTGAGGAACTCCAACTCTACCGAGAGGTATCAACCTACCTAAGCGGGACGATCTGCTGGCTATCCAGAGTGGTATCCCAATGCCTTGACGGTGGAAACCATGGACGCCAATAGCGTCACCTGCAATGAAACCCTGATCAACCTATTGAGCCGCTATTTTCCCGCCGACCTCTACGAATACTTCGGTTTGATCATCATATTCTACGCCAACGAGCCCGCGTAGATACCGTCTTGCCTGTCAATGGGGGGGGGAAATGTTTAAAATTTTATAGCAAAGCCACCATAAAATGATTACGCATAATTTGCGAAGACTTCCTCGG
Protein-coding sequences here:
- a CDS encoding hypothetical protein (Evidence 5 : Unknown function), with product MDANSVTCNETLINLLSRYFPADLYEYFGLIIIFYANEPA